In one Niallia taxi genomic region, the following are encoded:
- the ispF gene encoding 2-C-methyl-D-erythritol 2,4-cyclodiphosphate synthase, with the protein MLRIGQGFDVHQLVEGRPLIIGGIEIPHEKGLLGHSDADVLLHTIADACLGAIGEGDIGKHFPDTDQAFKDFDSAILLKEVWSLVKSKGYELVNADCTIMAQQPKMAPHIKAMQSRIAELLETEPENVNVKATTTEKLGFTGRGEGIASLAVVLLQRKVQ; encoded by the coding sequence ATGTTACGAATAGGACAAGGCTTTGATGTGCATCAATTAGTAGAGGGAAGACCACTCATCATTGGCGGCATTGAAATTCCACATGAAAAGGGTCTACTTGGGCACTCAGATGCAGATGTACTTTTACATACTATAGCAGATGCTTGTTTAGGAGCAATTGGAGAAGGAGATATCGGTAAGCATTTTCCTGATACAGATCAAGCATTTAAGGACTTTGATTCGGCAATTCTGTTAAAAGAGGTCTGGAGCTTGGTGAAATCCAAAGGTTATGAATTAGTTAATGCTGATTGCACCATCATGGCACAGCAGCCTAAAATGGCTCCACATATTAAAGCAATGCAATCAAGGATTGCTGAACTGTTAGAAACAGAACCGGAAAATGTCAATGTAAAGGCAACGACGACTGAAAAACTAGGTTTTACTGGAAGAGGAGAGGGCATTGCTTCATTAGCAGTAGTCCTTTTACAGAGAAAAGTACAGTAA
- the ispD gene encoding 2-C-methyl-D-erythritol 4-phosphate cytidylyltransferase produces the protein MAYEVIIPAAGQGKRMGAGKNKLFLKIDGLPVFIHTLKVFEKDENCSKIWLVTSPQDKQEMHSLIKRNKITKIAAIVDGGDERQYSVYNAVKEISKDAIVLVHDAARPFIDVHQMRELTEVAAMNGAAVLAVPIKDTVKKVTGDIVEETVDRSSLWAIQTPQAFRISLLKEAHEKAIREEFLGTDDASLVERLGQNVKIVMGNYDNIKLTTPEDLYFAEAIIQKYKV, from the coding sequence ATGGCTTATGAAGTCATTATACCGGCCGCTGGTCAGGGGAAAAGAATGGGAGCAGGAAAAAATAAACTGTTTCTTAAAATAGACGGTCTGCCAGTTTTTATTCATACTTTAAAGGTATTCGAAAAGGATGAAAACTGCAGTAAGATTTGGCTGGTGACCAGCCCCCAGGATAAACAAGAAATGCATTCGCTAATAAAAAGGAATAAAATAACGAAAATTGCTGCTATTGTTGATGGTGGAGATGAAAGACAATATAGTGTATACAATGCTGTAAAGGAAATTTCTAAAGATGCTATTGTATTAGTCCATGATGCCGCCAGACCATTCATTGATGTTCACCAAATGAGGGAATTGACAGAAGTTGCAGCAATGAATGGAGCAGCTGTCTTAGCAGTCCCGATTAAAGATACCGTTAAAAAGGTAACAGGTGACATAGTCGAAGAGACAGTAGATCGTTCTAGCTTGTGGGCTATCCAAACCCCACAAGCTTTTCGTATTTCCTTATTAAAAGAGGCTCATGAAAAAGCAATTCGTGAGGAGTTTCTTGGTACAGATGATGCTAGTCTTGTAGAAAGATTGGGGCAAAATGTAAAAATAGTCATGGGTAACTATGACAATATAAAATTAACGACACCAGAGGATTTATATTTTGCTGAAGCAATTATTCAGAAATATAAAGTCTAA
- a CDS encoding PIN/TRAM domain-containing protein, whose amino-acid sequence MLRRIVQACFLIIGGTLGIVFIPDLLNMVNLNHNLINNPYVSAILGAIIFYFITLWAIDYIVNFIKLVEETLVKAPITDIIFGSVGLAFGLILAFLIGYALTAIKVPLINTVAPILLTLLFGYLGFQVGFKKRDELSNLFAARKKKSNEEEVLKTEKGNLKILDTSVIIDGRIADICQTGFLEGTIVIPQFVLGELQHIADSSDALKRNRGRRGLDILNRIQKELAIKVEIYEGDFEEITEVDSKLVKLAKITNGVVVTNDFNLNKVCELQQVAVLNINDLANAVKPVVLPGEEMKILIIKDGKEHNQGVAYLDDGTMIVVEEGRNFIGKHIDVLVTSVLQTSAGRMIFAKPKLLEKAL is encoded by the coding sequence TTGTTAAGACGGATTGTACAGGCATGTTTTTTAATTATTGGGGGTACTTTAGGAATAGTCTTTATTCCTGATTTATTAAATATGGTAAATCTAAATCATAATTTAATAAATAACCCTTACGTATCGGCAATACTTGGTGCCATTATTTTTTATTTTATTACTTTATGGGCGATAGATTATATTGTTAATTTTATCAAGCTGGTGGAAGAAACCCTTGTAAAGGCTCCAATCACTGATATTATTTTCGGAAGTGTCGGTTTAGCTTTCGGACTGATATTGGCCTTTTTGATCGGCTATGCACTTACCGCCATAAAAGTACCGTTAATCAATACGGTCGCGCCTATTCTTTTAACTTTACTTTTTGGCTATTTAGGTTTTCAAGTAGGATTCAAAAAGAGAGACGAGCTATCCAATCTTTTTGCGGCTAGAAAGAAAAAATCAAATGAAGAAGAAGTATTAAAAACAGAAAAGGGCAATTTGAAAATACTAGATACAAGTGTCATTATTGACGGAAGAATCGCTGATATCTGCCAAACTGGTTTTCTTGAAGGAACGATTGTGATACCTCAATTTGTGCTTGGAGAATTGCAGCATATAGCTGATTCCTCTGATGCATTGAAACGAAACAGAGGTAGACGAGGACTAGATATTCTCAACCGTATTCAAAAGGAACTTGCGATTAAGGTAGAGATATATGAAGGCGATTTTGAAGAGATTACAGAAGTGGACAGTAAGCTTGTAAAGCTGGCTAAAATAACAAATGGTGTTGTAGTTACAAATGACTTTAACTTAAACAAAGTTTGTGAATTACAGCAAGTAGCTGTTCTTAATATTAATGATTTAGCTAATGCTGTTAAACCAGTGGTACTTCCAGGTGAAGAAATGAAGATTCTTATTATTAAGGACGGTAAAGAACATAATCAAGGTGTAGCCTACTTAGATGACGGCACAATGATCGTTGTAGAAGAAGGTCGCAACTTTATCGGAAAACATATTGATGTCCTTGTAACGAGTGTTTTACAGACATCTGCAGGAAGAATGATTTTTGCAAAACCGAAATTATTAGAAAAAGCATTGTAA
- the radA gene encoding DNA repair protein RadA, which translates to MAKRKTKFLCQECGYESAKWMGKCPGCGNWNTMVEEVEKAPAQRKGAFAHSQGMTLAAKPIPVTSIETVNEPRIKTDLGELNRVLGGGVVPGSLVLIGGDPGIGKSTLLLQVSAQLALKKQSVLYVSGEESQKQTKLRADRLGVMSDQLLVYSETNLEEISRTIENSKVDFVVIDSIQTIFHPEVTSAPGSVSQVRECTAELMRIGKTKGIAIFIVGHVTKEGSIAGPRLLEHMVDTVLYFEGERHHTYRILRAVKNRFGSTNEMGIFEMKEFGLEEVENPSEIFLEERSQGAAGSTVVASMEGTRPVLVEIQALISPTSFGNPRRMATGIDHNRVPLLMAVLEKRVGMLLQNQDAYLKVAGGVKLDEPAIDLAIAVSIASSFRDKTTRATDCIIGEVGLTGEVRRVSRIEQRVQEAAKLGFERVILPTNNLSGLKAPEGIQLIGVSSVGEALKAALGE; encoded by the coding sequence ATGGCGAAAAGAAAGACTAAATTCTTATGTCAGGAATGCGGCTATGAATCTGCAAAATGGATGGGTAAATGTCCTGGCTGTGGAAACTGGAATACGATGGTGGAGGAAGTTGAAAAAGCACCTGCACAGAGAAAAGGTGCCTTTGCTCATTCTCAAGGGATGACGTTAGCTGCTAAGCCTATCCCTGTTACAAGCATTGAAACAGTTAATGAACCTAGAATAAAAACAGACTTAGGAGAGCTTAACCGCGTTTTAGGTGGTGGTGTAGTGCCTGGTTCCCTTGTCCTAATTGGAGGAGATCCTGGAATCGGAAAATCGACGCTGCTTCTTCAGGTGTCTGCTCAACTAGCACTGAAGAAACAATCTGTCCTATATGTTTCAGGTGAGGAATCTCAAAAACAAACAAAATTAAGAGCAGACAGGCTTGGAGTAATGTCTGATCAGCTCCTTGTATATTCAGAGACTAATTTAGAGGAAATCAGCAGAACAATAGAAAATTCGAAAGTTGATTTTGTCGTTATAGATTCTATCCAAACAATTTTTCATCCAGAAGTCACATCTGCCCCAGGAAGTGTATCTCAAGTGCGAGAGTGTACGGCTGAGCTAATGCGGATAGGAAAGACGAAAGGGATTGCTATCTTTATCGTTGGTCATGTGACGAAGGAAGGGTCTATTGCAGGTCCAAGGCTGCTTGAGCATATGGTAGACACTGTTCTATATTTTGAAGGGGAAAGACACCACACATACAGAATATTAAGAGCAGTAAAAAACCGTTTCGGATCTACAAATGAAATGGGCATTTTTGAAATGAAAGAATTTGGACTGGAGGAAGTGGAAAATCCTTCAGAAATTTTCCTGGAGGAACGCTCACAAGGTGCTGCTGGTTCAACAGTTGTTGCTTCTATGGAAGGAACAAGACCAGTACTTGTTGAGATTCAAGCTCTTATTTCTCCAACAAGCTTTGGAAATCCAAGGCGGATGGCAACAGGGATAGACCATAATCGTGTGCCACTGTTAATGGCTGTTCTTGAGAAAAGGGTAGGAATGCTGCTCCAAAATCAAGATGCCTATTTAAAGGTTGCAGGAGGGGTTAAGCTTGATGAACCAGCAATTGACTTAGCTATTGCAGTTAGTATTGCATCCAGCTTTAGAGATAAGACAACCAGAGCAACTGATTGTATTATCGGGGAAGTTGGGTTAACTGGAGAAGTGCGTCGAGTATCGAGGATTGAACAAAGAGTCCAAGAAGCGGCTAAATTGGGATTTGAGCGCGTTATATTGCCTACCAATAACCTATCTGGTCTCAAGGCTCCTGAAGGTATTCAGCTAATAGGTGTCAGCTCTGTCGGAGAGGCGTTAAAGGCAGCATTAGGAGAATAA
- the clpC gene encoding ATP-dependent protease ATP-binding subunit ClpC: protein MMFGRFTERAQKVLALSQEEAIRLGHNNIGTEHILLGLVREGEGIAAKALQALGLGPEKIQEEVENLIGRGQEGSQTIHYTPRAKKVIELSMDEARKLGHSYVGTEHILLGLIREGEGVAARVLNNVGVSLNKARQQVLQLLGSSESGGHQGSSAASANTPTLDSLARDLTAIAREGSLDPVIGRSKEIQRVIEVLSRRTKNNPVLIGEPGVGKTAIAEGLAQQIVQNEVPEILRDKRVMTLDMGTVVAGTKYRGEFEDRLKKVMDEIRQAGNIILFIDELHTLIGAGGAEGAIDASNILKPSLARGELQCIGATTLDEYRKYIEKDAALERRFQPITVDEPTMEESIQILKGLRDRYEAHHRVSIIDEAIEAAVKLSDRYISDRFLPDKAIDLIDEAGSKVRLRSYTTPPNLKELEVKLEEVRNEKDASVQSQEFEKAASLRDTEQRLREQLEETKKNWKEKQGQENTEVTVEDIASVVSSWTGIPVSRLAQTETDKLLNMESILHNRVIGQEEAVKAISKAVRRARAGLKDPKRPIGSFIFLGPTGVGKTELARALAESMFGDEDAMIRIDMSEYMEKHSTSRLVGSPPGYVGYEEGGQLTEKVRRKPYSVVLLDEIEKAHPDVFNILLQVLEDGRLTDSKGRTVDFRNTVLIMTSNVGASALKSNKYVGFNIQDGEQDYKDMKGRVMEELKRAFRPEFLNRIDEIIVFHSLEKKHLQEIVSLMADQLVSRLKEQDINLTITDAAKAKIAEEGYDPEYGARPLRRAIQKHIEDRLSEELLKGTVLNGQHIDLDVADGEFTVNVKDAQQLTNLQK, encoded by the coding sequence ATGATGTTTGGACGTTTTACAGAAAGAGCACAGAAGGTATTGGCACTTTCACAAGAAGAAGCAATCCGCTTAGGACATAACAATATTGGAACAGAACATATTTTGCTTGGATTAGTCCGCGAGGGAGAAGGCATTGCTGCAAAGGCATTGCAAGCTCTTGGATTAGGACCTGAAAAAATTCAAGAAGAAGTTGAAAATCTTATTGGCCGTGGGCAAGAGGGCTCTCAAACAATTCATTATACTCCTAGAGCAAAAAAGGTAATTGAACTATCTATGGATGAAGCAAGAAAACTTGGCCACTCCTATGTGGGAACAGAACATATTCTCCTTGGACTTATCCGTGAAGGAGAAGGTGTAGCAGCACGTGTATTGAATAATGTAGGTGTAAGTTTAAATAAGGCGAGACAGCAGGTACTACAGCTGCTTGGAAGCAGTGAATCAGGTGGTCATCAAGGAAGCTCTGCTGCAAGTGCAAATACTCCAACACTAGATAGCCTTGCAAGGGATTTGACTGCGATTGCAAGAGAAGGCAGCCTTGATCCGGTTATCGGCAGAAGTAAGGAAATTCAACGTGTTATTGAAGTATTGAGCAGAAGAACAAAGAATAATCCAGTACTAATCGGGGAGCCGGGTGTCGGTAAAACGGCTATAGCAGAAGGCTTGGCCCAACAAATTGTTCAAAATGAAGTTCCTGAGATTTTGAGAGATAAAAGGGTTATGACTTTAGATATGGGTACTGTTGTGGCAGGAACAAAGTACCGGGGTGAGTTTGAAGATCGCTTGAAAAAGGTGATGGATGAAATTCGCCAAGCAGGGAACATCATCTTATTCATTGATGAGTTGCATACGTTAATTGGAGCAGGTGGAGCAGAAGGTGCTATCGATGCATCCAACATATTAAAGCCGTCATTAGCAAGAGGAGAGCTGCAATGTATTGGTGCAACAACACTTGATGAATACCGCAAGTATATTGAAAAAGATGCAGCATTAGAAAGACGCTTCCAGCCAATCACAGTTGATGAACCAACAATGGAAGAGTCTATTCAGATTCTCAAAGGATTGCGTGACAGATATGAAGCACATCACCGAGTGTCCATTATTGATGAAGCAATTGAAGCAGCGGTAAAATTATCAGATCGATATATTTCTGACCGCTTCTTGCCAGATAAAGCAATTGATTTAATCGATGAAGCTGGTTCGAAAGTAAGATTAAGATCTTATACAACTCCTCCTAATTTAAAAGAATTAGAGGTTAAACTAGAAGAGGTGCGTAATGAGAAGGATGCATCTGTTCAAAGTCAAGAATTTGAAAAGGCTGCTTCATTACGCGATACAGAGCAAAGACTTCGTGAACAGCTAGAAGAAACGAAGAAAAATTGGAAAGAGAAACAAGGTCAGGAAAATACAGAAGTGACAGTTGAAGATATTGCAAGTGTCGTATCAAGCTGGACTGGAATTCCTGTATCAAGATTGGCACAAACAGAAACTGATAAGCTTCTTAATATGGAAAGCATTCTTCATAACAGAGTAATCGGTCAAGAGGAAGCAGTAAAAGCAATCTCTAAAGCTGTCAGAAGAGCAAGAGCAGGTTTAAAGGATCCAAAACGTCCAATCGGCTCCTTCATTTTCTTAGGTCCAACAGGTGTTGGTAAAACAGAGCTTGCCCGTGCCCTTGCTGAATCAATGTTTGGAGACGAGGATGCGATGATCCGTATTGATATGTCTGAGTATATGGAGAAGCATTCCACTTCTAGACTGGTAGGTTCACCTCCAGGATATGTGGGTTATGAGGAAGGCGGACAGCTTACTGAAAAAGTAAGAAGAAAACCTTATTCAGTTGTACTTTTAGATGAAATAGAAAAAGCCCACCCTGATGTTTTCAATATCCTATTGCAGGTGTTAGAAGATGGGCGCTTAACTGACTCTAAAGGCCGAACAGTAGACTTCAGAAATACTGTGCTTATTATGACATCAAATGTTGGTGCATCTGCATTAAAATCAAATAAATATGTAGGCTTCAATATTCAGGACGGAGAACAAGACTATAAGGATATGAAGGGGCGTGTGATGGAAGAGCTGAAAAGAGCATTCCGCCCAGAGTTCTTGAACCGTATAGATGAAATTATCGTATTCCATTCCTTAGAGAAGAAACATCTTCAAGAAATCGTTTCTCTAATGGCTGATCAGTTAGTTAGCAGACTTAAAGAGCAAGATATTAATCTTACTATTACAGATGCAGCTAAAGCGAAGATTGCTGAGGAGGGGTATGATCCTGAATACGGAGCAAGACCATTGCGCAGGGCCATTCAAAAGCATATTGAGGACCGTCTGTCAGAAGAGCTCCTTAAAGGTACTGTCTTAAATGGTCAGCATATTGATTTAGATGTAGCTGATGGGGAATTCACTGTAAATGTGAAGGACGCACAGCAATTGACAAACTTGCAAAAATAA
- a CDS encoding protein arginine kinase has protein sequence MSFEKFINNAKTSWMCSDGPDSDIVLTSRIRLARNINTLRFPILFSNEEAESVIHKVSEKLADQTNENARNLELLKMEELQQLEKRVLVEKHLISPLLANEAVYGACVLSDDEEVSIMLNEEDHIRIQCIKPGLQVMEALDKANDIDNWLEESVDYAYHLELGYLTSCPTNIGTGLRASVMMHLPGMVLTQQMNRIIPAINQLGLVVRGIYGEGSEALGNIFQISNQITLGKSETDIVEELKSVVLQLIEQERAAREALARTSNIQLEDRVFRSYGILCNSRIIETKEAAKCLSDLQLGIDLGFIKNVSKGILNELLILTQPGFLQLYSGGQMNPNDRDIRRASLIRERLLLETE, from the coding sequence TTGTCTTTTGAAAAATTCATTAATAATGCAAAAACATCCTGGATGTGTTCAGATGGACCTGACTCTGATATTGTACTAACCTCTCGAATCAGATTAGCCAGAAATATAAACACACTTAGATTTCCAATCCTTTTTTCTAATGAGGAAGCAGAATCTGTGATTCATAAGGTTAGTGAAAAGCTTGCTGACCAAACCAATGAAAATGCAAGAAATTTAGAGCTATTGAAGATGGAAGAACTTCAACAACTTGAAAAAAGGGTGCTTGTTGAAAAGCATTTAATCAGTCCTCTTCTTGCTAATGAAGCAGTCTATGGAGCGTGTGTTCTATCAGACGATGAAGAAGTAAGTATTATGCTTAATGAAGAGGATCATATCAGGATCCAGTGCATCAAACCTGGACTACAGGTAATGGAAGCATTAGATAAAGCCAACGATATAGATAATTGGTTAGAAGAATCTGTAGATTATGCGTATCATCTTGAATTAGGGTATTTAACGAGTTGTCCCACAAATATAGGCACAGGTTTAAGGGCCTCTGTCATGATGCATCTCCCAGGGATGGTCTTAACCCAGCAGATGAATAGAATTATACCAGCCATTAATCAATTAGGGCTTGTTGTAAGAGGAATTTATGGGGAGGGCAGCGAAGCTTTAGGGAATATATTTCAAATATCCAACCAAATAACATTAGGCAAATCAGAAACAGATATAGTAGAAGAATTAAAAAGTGTAGTACTTCAGCTTATTGAGCAAGAAAGAGCTGCAAGAGAGGCATTAGCAAGAACTTCAAACATACAATTAGAAGATAGAGTTTTCCGATCATATGGAATCCTCTGTAACAGCCGAATCATCGAAACAAAAGAAGCAGCTAAATGCTTATCAGATCTTCAATTGGGAATTGACCTGGGTTTTATTAAAAATGTCTCAAAAGGTATACTTAACGAACTGCTTATCTTGACTCAGCCTGGTTTTCTCCAGCTTTATTCAGGCGGGCAAATGAATCCAAATGATCGCGACATTCGCCGCGCATCCTTAATAAGAGAAAGATTATTGTTGGAAACAGAGTAA
- a CDS encoding UvrB/UvrC motif-containing protein, whose product MNCSECQQRPATLHFSKTINGNKTEFHLCEYCAKEKGDLFVANESPGFSFNSLLASLLNMEPSFQQIKHDTYHKEADLQCKECSMTFPQFTKIGRFGCPNCYDTFKDRLQPIFKRLHGGNVENKGKVPARVGGHILIKKEIGKLREHLKELIIQEEFEKAAEVRDDIRKKEKQLVTFDERGE is encoded by the coding sequence ATGAACTGTTCAGAATGTCAGCAAAGGCCTGCAACACTTCATTTTTCTAAAACCATTAATGGTAACAAAACTGAGTTTCATCTGTGTGAATATTGTGCTAAAGAAAAGGGTGACTTATTTGTTGCAAATGAATCTCCTGGATTTTCATTCAACAGCCTTTTAGCCAGTTTGCTAAATATGGAACCTAGCTTTCAGCAAATTAAACATGATACGTACCATAAAGAAGCAGATCTTCAATGCAAGGAATGTTCAATGACTTTCCCACAGTTCACGAAGATAGGAAGATTTGGCTGTCCTAATTGCTATGATACATTCAAGGACAGATTACAACCTATATTTAAAAGACTTCATGGCGGAAATGTTGAAAATAAAGGCAAGGTTCCTGCAAGAGTTGGAGGCCATATTCTAATTAAAAAGGAAATTGGTAAGCTACGAGAACACTTAAAGGAACTTATTATCCAGGAAGAGTTTGAAAAGGCTGCTGAAGTCAGAGATGACATTAGAAAAAAGGAAAAACAACTGGTAACTTTTGATGAGAGGGGAGAGTAG
- a CDS encoding CtsR family transcriptional regulator — protein sequence MRNISDIIENYLKQVLEMSGKSLVEIKRSEVADRFDCVPSQINYVINTRFTIEKGYMVESKRGGGGFIRIMKVQSHDSADLIDQLLSLIQSRIPQSSAEDVIFRLVEEEVINEREAKIMLSVIDRSVLYLDLPYRDELRARLLKAMLTTLKYK from the coding sequence GTGAGAAATATTTCGGATATAATTGAGAATTATTTAAAACAAGTGTTAGAGATGAGCGGAAAATCACTTGTTGAAATTAAAAGAAGTGAAGTTGCCGATAGATTTGATTGTGTACCATCACAAATAAACTATGTCATCAATACTCGATTTACAATTGAAAAAGGATACATGGTTGAAAGTAAACGAGGTGGAGGCGGCTTCATCCGAATAATGAAGGTGCAATCACATGATTCCGCTGATCTCATTGACCAATTACTATCCCTTATACAAAGTCGAATACCTCAAAGCAGTGCAGAAGACGTTATTTTCCGGCTCGTTGAAGAAGAGGTAATTAATGAACGAGAAGCGAAAATAATGCTGAGTGTAATTGATCGCTCTGTGCTGTACCTTGACCTTCCATATAGAGATGAATTAAGAGCAAGACTTTTAAAGGCAATGTTAACAACATTAAAATATAAATAA